The Cydia amplana chromosome 19, ilCydAmpl1.1, whole genome shotgun sequence genome includes a window with the following:
- the LOC134657145 gene encoding alpha-tocopherol transfer protein-like, whose amino-acid sequence MGVTVIEELPKTGFLKFRHDQLFEVRKLFNLEKPGRVKEAIELLREWLEKQDHFNKTDFSDAYLELLLITTKGSVERAKSRFDKLCTYRTIWPHFFTAIDINSFKEDFKTFNSLVLPEVTEDYSRVNLFKINSNVPLQADLVLTYIKFSIIVCEYCKMHDYASGYIVVLDYQDVNLLDLLALLSPAQMQQMLNLYMEGYGMRIQGIHLVTTSKVSDTLIMLLKQVLSKKVGNRIHVHRNYESLYDFIPKKILPADYGGDAVPLSEMMEDFLQELSSKEHLEYMKETQSATVDLRKKPKDDEMAMTGSFRSLSVD is encoded by the exons ATGGGTGTGACGGTGATTGAAGAATTACCGAAGACGGGCTTCTTGAAATTTAGACACGACCAACTGTTTGAAGTACGGAAACTTTTCAATTTGGAGAAACCTGGAAGAGTTAAGGAAGCGATAGAGTTGCTGAGAGAATGGCTGGAAAAGCAGGATCATTTCAATAAGACAGATTTTA GTGATGCCTATTTAGAGTTACTTTTAATAACTACCAAAGGTTCCGTGGAGCGTGCTAAATCGCGATTTGACAAGCTATGCACATATAGGACGATCTGGCCCCATTTTTTCACAGCCATCGACATCAACTCCTTTAAAGAAGATTTTAAAACATT taATAGCTTAGTTCTGCCAGAAGTGACCGAGGACTACTCCAGAGTaaatctatttaaaataaatagcaaCGTACCATTGCAGGCTGATCTAGTCTTGACTTACATAAAGTTTTCAATCAtt GTGTGTGAATATTGCAAAATGCACGATTACGCCAGCGGATATATAGTTGTGTTGGACTACCAGGATGTAAACCTGTTGGATTTGCTTGCTCTTCTCAGTCCCGCCCAAATGCAGCAAATGCTTAATTTGTATATG GAAGGATACGGCATGCGTATTCAAGGTATCCACCTAGTAACAACGTCGAAGGTGTCCGATACTCTGATTATGCTTTTGAAACAAGTATTGAGCAAGAAAGTCGGCAACCGGATTCACGTACACAGAAACTATGAGAGCCTTTATGACTTCATCCCTAAGAAGATCTTGCCTGCTGACTATGGTGGTGATGCTGTGCCTTTGAGTGAAATGATGG AGGACTTCCTTCAAGAACTTAGTTCAAAGGAGCACTTGGAATACATGAAGGAAACTCAGAGCGCAACTGTTGACCTGAGGAAGAAGCCGAAAGATGATGAAATGGCAATGACTGGGTCTTTTAGAAGTTTGAGCGTTGATTGA